A genomic segment from uncultured Alistipes sp. encodes:
- a CDS encoding right-handed parallel beta-helix repeat-containing protein: MKNISTYFTRTAYALLLLAVSAGCEAFPTDDSGFTPETPELSIRANEVENVPREKTTLTIPVESNLPWRAGTDASWISFEKARGTGDGDCIISVALNTSRDERTGTVRIWITDDAVKTFRITQAPTVAGENPMDYYVKTDGDGTADGLSWANATTLENALNMAVFGDKVHLAAGTYTPYAPVAGGSLDNASDKTFELNSNITLIGGYPSDATEGAISAPAVNETIFSGETENGTVSHVVVVTAVPDPDFRLKIQGITITGGKAQTNRKVTINGTSVDARSGGGIVIVASAVDFVNCKIKDNTAQNNGNIVLHNGSDVKFENCVISDNIHSGNNGGAGIYNDTSTLTVDNCTFENNRTSHFGTAIYAVNTNAKSYNYIYNSTFTKNVADHNTRQGGAIYGRENSETVIVNSTFMGNTGGKGGAIAVYGANGKTTKLDIVNCTITGNTAKSYGGGINISNSYCITRIYNTIVSGNSDPKNSDLQLDDDGGQAVLSAGQSYVNGSQIYDVNSILLQDISFDAETMLGPLSDNGGKTQTVALKGPDNPALTNGMGVPMLRALQIEYSQWISKDVIILDQRGVSRDGKAVIGAWVNE; this comes from the coding sequence ATGAAAAACATAAGCACCTATTTCACCCGGACGGCATATGCACTTCTGCTCCTTGCCGTGTCAGCGGGATGCGAAGCCTTTCCGACCGACGACAGCGGATTCACCCCCGAAACGCCCGAACTCTCCATCCGGGCGAACGAGGTGGAGAACGTGCCGCGCGAAAAAACGACCCTCACCATCCCCGTTGAATCGAACCTACCGTGGCGTGCAGGCACGGATGCCAGTTGGATCTCGTTCGAAAAGGCCCGCGGAACAGGTGACGGAGACTGCATCATCTCCGTTGCACTCAACACCTCGCGCGACGAACGGACGGGGACCGTCCGGATCTGGATCACGGACGATGCGGTCAAAACCTTCCGCATCACCCAGGCGCCGACCGTCGCCGGAGAAAATCCCATGGACTATTACGTCAAGACGGACGGCGACGGTACGGCCGACGGACTGTCGTGGGCAAATGCTACCACACTCGAAAATGCCTTGAATATGGCGGTGTTTGGTGATAAGGTACACTTGGCTGCCGGGACATATACTCCCTACGCACCTGTAGCGGGCGGAAGCCTCGACAATGCGAGCGACAAAACGTTTGAACTGAACTCTAACATTACCCTCATCGGAGGCTATCCCTCCGATGCAACGGAAGGAGCCATATCCGCCCCCGCAGTCAATGAGACGATTTTCAGCGGTGAAACGGAAAACGGAACAGTATCTCATGTGGTCGTCGTAACTGCAGTTCCCGATCCCGATTTCCGATTGAAAATACAGGGGATTACGATCACTGGCGGAAAGGCACAGACCAACCGGAAAGTTACGATCAACGGAACTTCGGTAGATGCCCGATCTGGAGGCGGTATTGTAATCGTCGCTTCGGCCGTCGACTTCGTAAATTGTAAAATCAAAGACAATACAGCACAGAACAATGGCAATATCGTACTCCACAATGGATCGGATGTCAAATTCGAAAATTGTGTAATTTCGGACAATATCCACTCCGGCAATAACGGCGGCGCCGGTATTTACAACGACACTTCCACGCTGACTGTCGATAACTGTACGTTTGAAAATAACCGTACCTCCCATTTCGGCACAGCAATCTATGCTGTCAATACCAATGCAAAGTCGTACAATTATATCTACAATTCGACCTTTACGAAGAATGTGGCCGATCACAACACTCGTCAAGGAGGTGCAATCTATGGTCGCGAAAACTCCGAAACCGTGATCGTTAACTCCACGTTTATGGGTAATACGGGCGGCAAAGGCGGTGCCATCGCTGTATACGGCGCAAATGGCAAGACGACGAAGTTAGACATTGTTAACTGTACGATTACAGGTAATACGGCAAAGTCATACGGCGGGGGAATCAATATTTCCAACAGCTATTGCATCACGAGAATATACAATACGATCGTCTCAGGCAACAGCGATCCTAAAAACTCGGATCTTCAACTTGACGATGACGGCGGCCAAGCCGTGCTTTCCGCAGGACAGTCTTATGTCAACGGAAGTCAGATATATGACGTCAATAGCATTCTTTTGCAGGATATATCATTCGATGCGGAAACGATGCTTGGTCCGCTTTCCGATAACGGAGGCAAGACACAAACCGTTGCACTGAAGGGACCGGATAATCCGGCTCTTACCAACGGCATGGGAGTGCCAATGTTGAGAGCATTGCAGATTGAATATTCACAGTGGATATCGAAAGATGTAATCATTCTCGATCAACGCGGAGTAAGTCGTGACGGAAAGGCCGTGATTGGTGCCTGGGTCAACGAATAG
- a CDS encoding alkaline phosphatase, with protein MKRSLFLLCAVVPVLLSATAFAAKPAKKQQEAEKVENIILMIGDGMGLAHVTALMIENEYRPIQMERAPVTGFVKTHSANNRVTDSAAAGTAFSTGRKTNNSRLGLDSAGNRLHTILEKADARGMATGVVVTSGVVHATPGAFFGHSMDRRKYKQVALGLLDTDIDVLIGSGRQYLEEGDPSIIGKLEKRGCLVVRSLEELDDVSEGRAMALYPGDNYGIPTIAEGRSPEYLPQATAKALEIVTNNSRGKGFFLMVEGSLIDKMCHANDAAGMLAEIRDFDNAVGVALDYAQAHPGTLVIILADHETGGLAIPSGNADFHLSESGIGYVWGSVSHTASMVPLFAYGPCATRFGGVLENDEIGRRMQEVLGLQP; from the coding sequence ATGAAACGATCCTTATTTTTGTTATGCGCTGTTGTCCCGGTCCTGCTGTCCGCAACGGCGTTCGCTGCGAAACCCGCGAAAAAACAGCAGGAGGCCGAAAAGGTCGAAAACATAATCCTGATGATCGGTGACGGAATGGGGCTGGCCCACGTCACGGCCCTGATGATCGAGAACGAATACCGCCCTATCCAAATGGAGCGGGCTCCGGTGACCGGATTCGTGAAGACCCATTCGGCCAACAATCGTGTAACCGACTCGGCCGCCGCGGGAACGGCGTTCTCCACAGGCCGGAAAACCAACAACTCCCGGCTCGGGCTCGACAGCGCGGGAAACCGCCTGCACACCATCCTCGAAAAAGCCGATGCCCGCGGTATGGCGACGGGTGTAGTGGTTACCTCCGGAGTCGTCCACGCCACCCCCGGGGCATTCTTCGGCCATTCGATGGACCGCCGCAAATACAAGCAGGTGGCCCTCGGCCTGCTCGACACCGACATCGACGTGCTGATCGGCAGCGGCCGTCAGTATTTGGAGGAGGGTGATCCGAGCATCATCGGGAAGCTCGAAAAGAGGGGCTGCCTCGTGGTCCGAAGCCTCGAAGAACTCGACGACGTTTCCGAAGGCCGGGCCATGGCACTCTATCCGGGCGACAACTACGGCATCCCCACCATCGCCGAAGGCCGTTCGCCGGAATACCTCCCGCAGGCCACGGCCAAGGCCCTCGAAATAGTGACGAACAACAGCCGCGGAAAAGGCTTTTTCCTGATGGTGGAGGGTTCGCTCATCGACAAGATGTGCCACGCCAACGACGCAGCGGGTATGCTCGCCGAAATACGGGATTTCGACAACGCCGTGGGTGTGGCCCTGGATTACGCCCAGGCACATCCCGGGACACTGGTAATCATCCTCGCCGACCATGAAACCGGCGGGCTCGCCATACCCTCGGGAAATGCTGATTTCCATCTGTCCGAAAGCGGCATCGGATATGTCTGGGGCAGCGTGAGCCACACCGCGTCGATGGTGCCGCTGTTCGCCTACGGGCCCTGCGCGACCCGTTTCGGAGGGGTATTGGAGAATGACGAAATAGGTCGAAGGATGCAAGAGGTCTTGGGATTGCAGCCATGA
- a CDS encoding phosphodiester glycosidase family protein: MKKTFYILIQAALLTTGCCNTPADDPLSRTSDMAGWSIDVVAPGCVWYNYTGFYLPTGANQTINVLEIDLSHGGYSLSVVHSEEADSLSAFALRADAFAGINGSYFEPGVSFVKTDGKVRREVTVDKTHTRYWKHEGAFFLDPATGKADIDYGDNASYLASTYSTVLSGAPMLIADYEPVGETFAANPDSLDLRTLDYEDYRRHQGVRHPRVAIALTEDGRALLITVDGRWWTSSGMTAQELTRMLVRHFNPRCALNLDGGGSTTMLIGNRGVHDTHVVNFPADNKRYDHYGQRAVNNVVLVKRND, encoded by the coding sequence ATGAAAAAGACATTTTACATCCTCATACAGGCCGCCCTGCTCACCACAGGATGCTGCAATACGCCGGCGGACGATCCGTTGTCACGCACGTCCGACATGGCTGGATGGTCGATAGACGTCGTAGCCCCCGGCTGCGTGTGGTACAACTATACGGGATTCTACCTCCCGACGGGAGCCAACCAGACTATCAACGTCCTCGAAATAGACCTCTCGCACGGCGGATATTCGCTCTCGGTCGTACACAGCGAAGAGGCCGATTCGCTTTCGGCATTCGCCCTCCGCGCGGACGCCTTCGCCGGGATCAACGGCTCCTATTTCGAACCCGGCGTATCGTTCGTGAAGACGGACGGGAAGGTCCGGCGCGAAGTGACCGTGGACAAAACCCACACCCGTTACTGGAAGCACGAAGGGGCATTCTTCCTCGATCCTGCCACGGGAAAGGCCGACATAGACTATGGCGACAACGCCTCCTACCTCGCCAGCACTTATTCCACCGTACTCTCGGGCGCCCCGATGCTGATAGCCGATTACGAACCTGTAGGCGAAACGTTTGCGGCAAATCCGGACAGCCTCGACCTGCGCACGCTCGACTACGAAGATTACCGCCGCCATCAGGGTGTGCGCCATCCGCGGGTGGCGATCGCACTGACCGAAGACGGCCGGGCGCTACTCATCACCGTCGACGGACGCTGGTGGACGTCATCGGGAATGACCGCGCAGGAACTGACCCGGATGCTTGTCCGGCATTTCAATCCCCGCTGTGCATTGAACCTCGACGGAGGCGGCTCGACCACGATGCTGATCGGAAACCGGGGCGTACACGACACCCATGTCGTGAACTTCCCCGCGGACAACAAACGCTACGACCACTACGGCCAGCGCGCCGTCAACAACGTGGTATTGGTGAAAAGGAACGATTAA
- a CDS encoding MFS transporter: MFDKIKTFYGISKPVPPLQCGPKERDRLYRRLRFQSFLAGTVGYSLYYVCRTTLNVVKKPIIDSHALDAQQLGIISSALLFAYAVGKFVNGLLADHSNIKRFMATGLTVSFIANLCVGLLGLFSGGGTLATTTLFVVFAVLWGINGWSQSMGAAPAIIALSRWYPLKKRGTYYGFFSASHNLGEAISFVFVGLVVGFAGWKWGFVGSAIAGAMGVAVILLFLHDTPESKGLPPVEVLSGEAGDETEVERESVGAAQKAAFGNPYIWILALASACMYVSRYAINGWGVIFLQEVKGFPLATATQVISVNAFLGIAGTVFSGWMSDKWFNGSRYSIAVTFGVLCSVSLGLFLYSGSGMFINILSMVLFGIAIGVLICFVGGLMAVDLVPRRASGAALGIIGIASYVGAGIQDIISGALLDKHKTVVDGITTHDYSVASVFWIAASVLSFLLVGVVWRKASKNNRQPS, translated from the coding sequence ATGTTCGACAAAATAAAAACCTTTTACGGAATCAGCAAACCGGTTCCGCCGTTGCAGTGCGGCCCGAAGGAACGGGACAGGCTCTACCGCAGGCTCCGCTTCCAGAGTTTTCTGGCCGGAACGGTCGGTTACAGTCTTTACTACGTCTGCCGCACCACGCTCAACGTGGTGAAGAAACCGATCATCGACAGCCATGCGCTGGATGCGCAGCAGTTGGGCATCATCAGCTCCGCGCTGCTCTTCGCCTATGCCGTCGGAAAGTTCGTGAACGGACTGCTGGCCGACCACAGCAACATCAAACGTTTCATGGCGACCGGACTGACGGTTTCATTCATCGCCAACCTCTGCGTGGGACTGCTGGGTCTGTTCTCCGGCGGAGGGACCCTCGCCACGACGACCCTGTTCGTCGTCTTCGCCGTCCTGTGGGGCATCAACGGCTGGAGCCAGTCGATGGGCGCCGCCCCGGCGATCATCGCGCTGTCGAGGTGGTATCCGCTCAAAAAGCGCGGCACCTATTATGGATTTTTCAGCGCCAGCCACAATCTGGGCGAAGCCATATCGTTCGTCTTCGTGGGACTCGTCGTGGGGTTCGCCGGATGGAAATGGGGATTCGTCGGGTCGGCCATTGCCGGAGCGATGGGCGTGGCGGTGATCCTGCTCTTCCTGCACGACACGCCCGAAAGCAAGGGACTGCCGCCGGTGGAGGTGCTCTCGGGCGAGGCCGGGGACGAAACGGAGGTGGAACGGGAATCGGTCGGCGCGGCCCAGAAAGCCGCGTTCGGAAACCCCTACATCTGGATACTCGCCCTGGCCAGCGCCTGCATGTATGTCAGCCGCTACGCCATAAATGGCTGGGGCGTCATCTTCCTCCAGGAGGTCAAAGGCTTCCCGCTGGCAACGGCGACCCAGGTCATCTCCGTCAACGCCTTTCTCGGCATCGCAGGGACGGTCTTTTCGGGATGGATGTCCGACAAATGGTTCAACGGGAGCCGTTACAGTATCGCCGTGACGTTCGGCGTGCTTTGTTCCGTGTCGCTCGGTCTGTTCCTGTACTCCGGCTCAGGCATGTTCATAAACATCCTTTCTATGGTCCTGTTCGGCATCGCCATCGGGGTCCTGATCTGTTTCGTGGGCGGTTTGATGGCCGTCGATCTGGTCCCGCGCCGGGCCAGCGGCGCAGCGCTCGGGATCATCGGGATCGCCAGCTATGTGGGTGCGGGGATTCAGGACATCATCAGCGGCGCCCTGCTCGACAAACACAAAACCGTCGTCGACGGCATCACGACACACGATTACAGCGTCGCATCGGTATTCTGGATCGCCGCATCGGTTCTGTCGTTCCTGCTGGTAGGGGTCGTCTGGCGCAAGGCGTCGAAAAACAACCGGCAGCCAAGCTGA
- a CDS encoding alpha-amylase family glycosyl hydrolase, with product MKKSLFPFFVITLLCATAAYAQRGPEWLKNAVIYHIYPSSFQDSDGDGIGDLEGIRSRLDYVKACGFNTIWLSPVFESPFEDGGYDITDYYKVDPRFGTNTQLVELIRDAHAKGIRICLDLVAGHTSDKHPWFRQSRSADTNLQYSDYYIWSDSKSSFPTKKFVKSDAPRNGNFLKNYFEVQPALNYGYAHPDPDEPWQQGYDDPGPRAVRQEIKNIMAFWMDKGVDGFRCDMAMSLVKNDDRNHTATVRLWHEMREWIDARYPECILISEWSQPSEAIPAGFHVDLIIHNGAGSDMYSPLICNTNDKNQPTVCYFDRAGKGQIRSFVDRYTKEWHATREQGYLSMPTCSHDIWRLNRNQRNTPEELKVTMTFFLLMPWVPTVYYGEEIGMRNIEDAPIKEGSFARRNRSSCRTPMQWDATPNAGFSTADAANIFLPVDPDPARPTVAAQIDDPHSLLSYTRGLLALRAATPALGTSGDWRYVSDPNHPYPMVYARESAGEKYIVVLNPSAQRATAQFPEEGAVAEIVYGSGVPARYTVRKDLASVKAEPVSATVLRMK from the coding sequence ATGAAAAAATCACTATTCCCATTTTTCGTCATCACCTTGCTCTGTGCTACGGCAGCATACGCCCAGCGCGGGCCCGAATGGCTCAAAAACGCCGTGATCTACCACATCTACCCCTCGAGTTTTCAAGATAGCGACGGCGACGGCATCGGCGACCTCGAAGGCATCCGCAGCCGGCTCGATTACGTGAAAGCCTGCGGGTTCAACACCATCTGGCTGAGTCCTGTTTTCGAAAGTCCGTTTGAAGACGGCGGTTACGATATCACCGACTACTACAAAGTAGACCCGCGTTTCGGAACCAACACGCAATTGGTCGAGTTGATTCGCGATGCACATGCGAAGGGAATCCGCATCTGCCTCGACCTCGTGGCCGGACATACGTCGGATAAACACCCGTGGTTCCGCCAGTCACGCAGCGCCGACACGAATCTGCAATACAGCGATTACTACATCTGGAGCGATTCGAAATCGAGCTTTCCGACCAAGAAGTTCGTGAAGAGCGATGCACCCCGCAACGGCAATTTCCTGAAAAACTATTTTGAAGTCCAACCCGCTCTCAACTACGGTTACGCCCATCCCGATCCCGACGAACCCTGGCAGCAGGGATATGACGATCCCGGGCCGAGAGCCGTACGGCAGGAGATCAAGAACATCATGGCCTTCTGGATGGACAAGGGCGTGGATGGATTCCGCTGCGACATGGCGATGAGCCTGGTGAAAAATGACGACCGGAACCACACGGCCACCGTCCGCCTGTGGCACGAAATGCGCGAATGGATCGACGCCCGCTATCCCGAGTGCATCCTCATATCGGAATGGAGCCAGCCCAGCGAAGCCATCCCTGCGGGTTTCCATGTCGACCTGATTATCCACAACGGCGCAGGTTCCGACATGTACAGTCCGCTGATTTGCAATACCAACGACAAAAATCAACCGACCGTTTGTTATTTCGATCGCGCAGGCAAAGGACAAATCCGCAGTTTCGTCGATCGTTATACGAAGGAGTGGCATGCCACACGCGAACAAGGTTATCTCTCGATGCCCACATGCAGCCACGACATCTGGCGCCTGAACCGCAATCAGCGCAATACACCTGAAGAACTGAAAGTCACGATGACCTTCTTCCTGCTCATGCCGTGGGTGCCGACCGTCTATTACGGCGAGGAAATCGGCATGCGCAACATAGAGGACGCTCCCATCAAGGAGGGAAGTTTCGCGAGACGCAATCGTAGCAGCTGTCGCACGCCGATGCAGTGGGATGCGACGCCTAACGCAGGATTTTCGACGGCCGACGCCGCGAATATCTTCCTGCCGGTCGATCCCGATCCGGCGCGGCCGACCGTAGCGGCACAGATCGACGATCCGCACTCGCTGCTCTCCTACACGCGCGGCCTGCTGGCCCTGCGCGCCGCGACCCCGGCTTTGGGGACTTCGGGCGACTGGCGCTATGTCAGTGACCCTAATCATCCCTATCCGATGGTTTATGCCCGCGAATCTGCAGGGGAGAAATATATCGTAGTGCTCAATCCTTCGGCACAACGTGCTACGGCACAATTCCCCGAAGAAGGCGCCGTCGCAGAAATCGTCTATGGCAGCGGAGTGCCGGCACGCTATACGGTTCGCAAAGATCTGGCATCCGTCAAGGCGGAACCGGTGTCCGCTACCGTGTTGCGCATGAAATGA
- a CDS encoding DUF4301 family protein, giving the protein MFTEQDLQQIADHGLTPARVETQLENFRRGFPWLNVVRAASPADGIVILDAAQADAAVARYEKAAAGLGIVKFVPASGAATRMFKELFEFVNEGKRGKGIDTLLSNLDKFAFAPELKAVLPEDADDRATVDAIVNEGLNYGHKPKGLVTFHAYPEGARKAVEEHLVEGAAYASSNGVARIHFTVSPEHMEGFKTLLAEKVPVYEKRFGIRYDISFSVQKPATDTIAVNPDNTPFRQEDGRLLFRPAGHGALIENLNEIDADVIFIKNIDNVTTDAQRGDTIRYKKVLAGVLLELQEQAFEYLRALETEGCELAPIAEFIEKRLCVKLPTDYDAALLRAVLDRPIRVCGMVRNEGEPGGGPFWVGNPDGTESLQIAESSQIGPDDMPLMKSATHFNPVDLVCGVKTSKGGKFDLRQYTDPSTGFISSKSSGGRELRAQELPGLWNGAMARWNTIFVDVPITTFSPVKVVQDLLRPQHQ; this is encoded by the coding sequence ATGTTTACCGAACAGGATTTACAGCAAATTGCCGACCACGGGCTGACACCCGCCCGGGTCGAAACCCAACTGGAAAATTTCCGCCGCGGGTTTCCGTGGCTGAACGTGGTGCGGGCGGCCTCGCCTGCGGACGGAATCGTGATACTCGATGCTGCGCAGGCCGATGCGGCCGTCGCCCGTTATGAAAAGGCGGCTGCGGGGCTCGGAATCGTGAAGTTCGTCCCGGCGTCGGGCGCCGCGACGCGCATGTTCAAGGAGCTCTTCGAGTTCGTCAACGAGGGCAAGCGCGGCAAGGGCATCGACACGCTGCTGTCGAACCTCGACAAGTTCGCCTTCGCACCCGAATTGAAAGCGGTGCTTCCCGAGGACGCCGACGACCGCGCGACGGTCGACGCCATCGTGAACGAAGGGCTGAACTACGGCCATAAACCCAAAGGGCTGGTGACGTTCCACGCCTATCCCGAAGGGGCCCGCAAGGCCGTTGAGGAGCACCTGGTGGAGGGCGCCGCCTACGCCTCGTCGAACGGTGTGGCACGCATCCACTTCACCGTCTCGCCCGAACACATGGAGGGCTTCAAGACGCTGCTTGCCGAGAAGGTCCCGGTTTATGAAAAACGCTTCGGCATCCGCTACGACATCTCGTTCTCGGTGCAGAAGCCCGCGACGGACACCATTGCCGTGAACCCCGACAACACGCCCTTCCGCCAGGAAGACGGACGGCTGCTCTTCCGCCCGGCGGGCCACGGTGCGCTGATCGAGAACCTGAACGAGATCGACGCCGACGTGATCTTCATCAAGAACATCGACAACGTGACGACCGATGCGCAGCGCGGCGATACGATCCGCTATAAGAAGGTGCTGGCGGGCGTGCTGCTCGAACTCCAGGAACAGGCCTTCGAGTACCTGCGGGCGCTGGAGACCGAGGGCTGCGAGCTGGCCCCGATTGCGGAGTTCATCGAGAAGCGGCTGTGCGTGAAACTGCCGACGGATTACGATGCGGCACTGCTGCGTGCGGTGCTCGACCGTCCGATCCGCGTCTGCGGCATGGTCCGCAACGAGGGCGAGCCGGGCGGCGGTCCCTTCTGGGTCGGGAACCCCGACGGCACGGAATCGCTGCAGATTGCCGAGTCGAGCCAGATCGGCCCCGACGACATGCCGCTGATGAAATCGGCCACGCACTTCAATCCGGTGGATCTGGTCTGCGGGGTAAAGACCTCGAAGGGAGGGAAATTCGACCTGCGGCAGTACACCGACCCCTCGACGGGCTTCATCTCGTCGAAGTCGAGCGGCGGACGCGAGTTGCGGGCCCAGGAGTTGCCGGGTCTGTGGAACGGAGCGATGGCGCGCTGGAACACGATCTTCGTGGATGTGCCCATCACGACCTTCTCGCCGGTGAAGGTGGTGCAGGACCTGCTGCGCCCGCAACACCAGTAG
- the murB gene encoding UDP-N-acetylmuramate dehydrogenase, with protein sequence MIREFHQISLRDRNSFGVEQRAERLIEFENADDLREIFSAGVPPRWMVLSGGNNILFTQDYDGLLLTPVARQITTLEERGTTLRVRAEAGVEWDDLVEWAVERGLWGLENLSLIPGKAGAAPVQNIGAYGAEAADTIRRVEMFCVETATMLTLDAAHCGFGYRESVFKHALKGRVIITAVELELSRTPRPRLGYGDVEREVEARGGATLRNIREAVCAIRRSKLPDPAVLGNAGSFFKNPVVEAPVAEALLAEYPDMPHYPAPEGRVKLAAGWLIDRAGMKGHREGNVGVHDRQALVLVNHGGATGGEVLAFARKVRQRVRDRFGIEIDTEVNLL encoded by the coding sequence ATGATCCGAGAATTTCACCAAATCAGCCTGCGCGACCGCAACAGTTTCGGCGTAGAGCAGCGGGCGGAGCGCCTCATCGAGTTCGAAAACGCCGATGACCTGCGCGAAATATTCTCCGCAGGAGTCCCCCCGCGCTGGATGGTCCTCTCCGGAGGCAACAACATCCTCTTTACGCAGGACTACGACGGTTTGCTCCTCACGCCCGTTGCGCGACAGATCACGACCCTCGAAGAGCGCGGCACGACACTCCGCGTGCGGGCCGAAGCCGGGGTCGAGTGGGACGACCTCGTGGAGTGGGCCGTCGAACGCGGCCTCTGGGGGCTGGAAAACCTCTCGCTCATCCCCGGGAAGGCCGGCGCCGCCCCCGTGCAGAATATCGGAGCCTACGGGGCCGAAGCCGCCGATACGATCCGCCGCGTGGAGATGTTCTGCGTCGAAACCGCGACGATGCTCACGCTCGACGCCGCACACTGCGGATTCGGATACCGCGAAAGCGTCTTCAAACACGCCCTCAAGGGGCGCGTCATCATCACCGCCGTAGAACTCGAACTCTCCCGCACGCCTCGGCCCCGGCTCGGGTACGGCGACGTCGAACGCGAGGTCGAGGCCCGCGGCGGCGCCACGCTGCGCAACATCCGCGAGGCGGTGTGCGCCATCCGCCGCTCGAAACTCCCCGACCCCGCCGTGCTGGGCAACGCCGGGAGTTTCTTCAAGAATCCCGTCGTGGAGGCCCCGGTGGCCGAGGCCCTGCTGGCCGAATACCCCGACATGCCCCACTACCCCGCCCCCGAGGGTCGCGTGAAACTGGCCGCGGGGTGGCTCATCGACCGCGCCGGGATGAAAGGACACCGCGAAGGGAATGTCGGCGTACACGACCGCCAGGCCCTGGTGCTGGTGAACCACGGCGGAGCTACGGGCGGCGAGGTCCTCGCCTTCGCCCGCAAGGTCCGGCAGCGCGTCCGCGACAGGTTCGGCATAGAAATCGACACCGAGGTCAACCTCTTATAA
- the tilS gene encoding tRNA lysidine(34) synthetase TilS yields the protein MTLIEAFQRYIDENNLVTHDDRILLTVSGGVDSMVMLSLFVRCGYAVGVAHCNFQLRGAESDEDEVLVEEEAARYGVPFYNRRFETAAEMERTGESMEMAARRLRYAWFDELSRAEGYTAVAIAHHADDSIETFFINLLRGTGLRGLTGISTQVGKIIRPLLFASRREILEYAAANHIPYREDSSNRSTKYLRNKIRLGLIPRIREINPKFTSLMCRNLARLTDAQLFINHGIERIRDLAVTSAEGIDTIHLDRIDPAFPQEFVIYELLSSAYGFKGDVIDALCRALGQGASGRRFYARDHVAVTDRGRILVAPIAPDDECVVTVEKGAPRSYCGNAVLYYEYCDIDTIKNFGVPEQIAQVDADRLQFPLTLRRWREGDWFIPFGMTGRKKVSDFLIDAKVSLPEKQRQFVLLSGDDIVWLVGRRIDDRYRLTSGTENVLRITKEIV from the coding sequence ATGACACTGATCGAAGCCTTTCAACGCTACATCGACGAAAACAACCTCGTGACGCACGACGACCGCATTCTGCTGACCGTTTCGGGCGGCGTGGACTCGATGGTCATGCTCTCGCTCTTCGTCCGCTGCGGGTACGCGGTGGGCGTTGCCCACTGCAACTTCCAGCTCCGGGGCGCCGAAAGCGACGAGGACGAAGTGCTCGTCGAGGAGGAGGCCGCACGCTACGGCGTGCCGTTCTACAACCGCCGCTTCGAGACCGCGGCCGAGATGGAGCGCACCGGCGAGTCGATGGAGATGGCCGCCCGGAGGCTGCGCTACGCCTGGTTCGACGAGTTGAGCCGCGCCGAGGGGTACACCGCCGTGGCTATCGCCCACCATGCCGACGACTCGATCGAGACCTTCTTCATCAACCTGCTGCGCGGAACCGGGCTGCGCGGCCTGACGGGCATCTCCACCCAGGTGGGGAAGATCATCCGGCCGCTGTTGTTCGCTTCGCGCCGCGAGATCCTCGAATACGCCGCCGCGAACCACATCCCCTACCGCGAGGATTCGTCGAACCGCTCGACCAAATACCTGCGCAACAAGATCCGCCTGGGGCTGATTCCGCGCATCCGCGAGATCAACCCCAAGTTCACGAGCCTGATGTGCCGCAACCTCGCGCGGCTGACCGACGCCCAGCTCTTCATCAACCACGGCATCGAGCGCATCCGCGACCTTGCGGTGACCTCCGCGGAGGGGATCGACACGATCCATCTCGACCGCATCGACCCGGCCTTCCCGCAGGAGTTCGTGATCTACGAGCTCCTCAGTTCGGCCTACGGATTCAAGGGCGACGTGATCGACGCCCTGTGCCGCGCCCTCGGGCAGGGAGCCTCCGGACGCCGCTTCTATGCCCGTGACCACGTGGCGGTGACCGACCGCGGAAGGATCCTCGTGGCGCCCATCGCCCCGGATGACGAATGCGTCGTGACCGTGGAGAAGGGCGCCCCGCGCAGCTACTGCGGAAATGCGGTCCTCTACTACGAATACTGCGACATCGACACGATCAAGAATTTCGGCGTCCCGGAGCAGATCGCCCAGGTCGATGCCGACCGCCTGCAGTTCCCGCTGACGCTGCGCCGCTGGAGGGAGGGCGACTGGTTCATCCCCTTCGGCATGACCGGCCGCAAGAAGGTCAGCGACTTCCTGATCGACGCCAAGGTCTCGCTGCCCGAAAAACAGCGGCAGTTCGTGCTGTTGTCGGGCGACGACATCGTCTGGCTCGTCGGCCGGAGGATCGACGACCGCTACCGCCTGACCTCCGGGACCGAAAACGTGTTGCGAATCACCAAAGAGATCGTCTGA